TATTAGTTCTGCGTATACTGAGATATGAAACGAAATTTAAACAAgaaattttatgttaaacatttaataaatattatactccAACTCGATCGATCATCGTGTTCGATTTTCCTTGTACTGATATAACTTGTACTTCAACTCCAAATCCTGCCTCCACCACTGATGAATCCCATGTGACTCCATCAAACCCATTGAAGAACTCGAATTAATAGTCAAATACGCAGAAGGAATCAGATGCGCTGCTTCAGAATCCTTGCCTCTGGCACTCGAAACAATGCTCCCTATCGAATGCTTCGTTGCAAGCCTCCCAATCTTACCAGCGCCTATCTGCTCCATCTTCTCCCTGTGCTCGAAATATCCGACGTACTCCGAACAGACAACGTCGCCCGAGTTTATAAACAAGTAAGGAACCCACGTAGAAAGCACGAGAAACGGGTCGTTTACTGTATCCTTTGTCGGCATTTTTCCGCCATTTGCAGCAACAGCAAGCCCTGCAGTGATCACACTGTTAGCCACCCTCAACCCCATTTTCACCTTCTCGTTCTTGATCTTCTCGATTGGAGGCGATGCGAATGGAGGGTTGAAGAGGTAACTTTCAAGATGTATTCCCATTTTCTTGGTCATGTGTCTTCCAATAAGGAGTCCTATGGATGACCCGATCGAATGCCCCGTTATCCAGACATTCGCAACGCCAAATTTCGCGACGATTTCTTGGGTCATTTCCATGCCGATGCGAAAGCGAGTGCTGCTTTCTATATTATTGATCATGCAGTGCAGATTTAGCTTGATATCCTCGGCCCTGCTGCTGGAGTTGTTGATAGGTCCGCGAAACGCGAGCACGAACCGAGGGGGGTTCAGGCCTGGGTAGGCGTAGTGTGGAGGTGGGAACTTGAACTCATAAATGGCTCCGAAGATCGAGAGATCGTGGTCATCGACGAGGACACGGTGGAGCATGAAGTGGAAGGATTCCCACCAGAGAGGAGCCAGGGCTTGAGAGGGCTGGCGATTTTGGTGGCGGTCTCGTTCGAGGATATAAACCCCCTGAACTAGGCTTGCTGCAATGGATCTTCTGTGGTTTGAGTTGTTCCTGTtggatatatattaattatgcaAATGAAATTAACATGGGAGATCCATCGTACACAAATTAACATTTTAgataatgtatatatatatatatatatatatatatatatataNNNNNNNNNNNNNNNNNNNNNNNNNNNNNNNNNNNNNNNNNNNNNNNNNNNNNNNNNNNNNNNNNNNNNNNNNNNNNNNNNNNNNNNNNNNNNNNNNNNNNNNNNNNNNNNNNNNNNNNNNNNNNNNNNNNNNNNNNNNNNNNNNNNN
The DNA window shown above is from Primulina huaijiensis isolate GDHJ02 chromosome 12, ASM1229523v2, whole genome shotgun sequence and carries:
- the LOC140990243 gene encoding GDSL esterase/lipase At4g10955-like; translated protein: MLHRVLVDDHDLSIFGAIYEFKFPPPHYAYPGLNPPRFVLAFRGPINNSSSRAEDIKLNLHCMINNIESSTRFRIGMEMTQEIVAKFGVANVWITGHSIGSSIGLLIGRHMTKKMGIHLESYLFNPPFASPPIEKIKNEKVKMGLRVANSVITAGLAVAANGGKMPTKDTVNDPFLVLSTWVPYLFINSGDVVCSEYVGYFEHREKMEQIGAGKIGRLATKHSIGSIVSSARGKDSEAAHLIPSAYLTINSSSSMGLMESHGIHQWWRQDLELKYKLYQYKENRTR